A genomic stretch from Fodinibius salinus includes:
- a CDS encoding response regulator transcription factor → MKLLIIEDNEDLLENICTYLEREGYICEYAQNYSQAFDKVMSYTYDVVLIDIMIPGGSGLQVLRELKSVNPKTGTIIISAKNALDDKVEGLELGADDYITKPFQLPELHARIKAINRRNQRDGEEILNVNEIAINTDTMEVTVDDTEVELTPKEYDLLLYFASNKNHVLSKQTIAEHLWGDYVDHLTNLDFVYQHIKNLRKKLEEAGAENYIESVYGIGYKFNVKRR, encoded by the coding sequence ATGAAATTGTTGATTATCGAAGATAATGAAGATTTGCTGGAAAACATCTGTACCTACCTAGAACGTGAAGGCTATATCTGTGAGTATGCCCAAAATTATTCACAGGCCTTCGACAAGGTTATGTCTTATACTTATGATGTAGTGCTCATAGATATTATGATACCCGGAGGTTCGGGCCTGCAGGTACTGCGGGAGCTGAAGTCAGTAAATCCGAAGACGGGAACGATTATTATATCGGCGAAAAATGCACTTGATGATAAAGTAGAAGGACTTGAGCTTGGAGCCGATGATTACATCACCAAGCCCTTTCAACTACCAGAGCTTCATGCACGGATAAAGGCAATCAATCGCCGTAACCAGCGGGATGGAGAAGAGATCCTGAATGTCAACGAAATTGCGATTAACACCGATACTATGGAGGTTACCGTAGATGATACGGAAGTAGAGCTGACCCCCAAAGAGTACGATTTATTGCTTTATTTTGCATCCAACAAAAATCACGTGCTCTCTAAGCAGACAATTGCCGAACACCTATGGGGTGATTACGTAGATCATCTGACAAACTTGGATTTTGTATATCAGCATATCAAGAATTTGCGAAAGAAGTTGGAAGAGGCCGGTGCCGAGAATTATATCGAAAGCGTGTATGGCATTGGTTATAAATTTAATGTAAAAAGAAGGTAA
- a CDS encoding sensor histidine kinase, protein MKLTSKFVLIYLVVTLIVLSIGGYLSYHIIKDEVDSELKWRFMDRVERITYLIEEGHIMDDTTSVSDEDRNLTIRQLSRQVEPKVEVRDTMVWHERLQQKEPNLKLIAHRNVNNKSYYIATYGALIETDDITEAVTKILLWILGMQVIGAIGVGFIVSNRLFKPFRETLNQLKAFNLQNKEPIEAGQANVEEFADLNHFVEQMTRKAVADYKNLKEFAENASHELQTPLAIIKGKLELLTETDLNPEQYQYVDDSQRAIKKLSRLSESLSLLTKIENHEFGDADEVNMTKLIRESTQSFHEFIKLNDLSVQTDLTEDVMVHIHPALADILWTNLFQNAIKHNIEEGKISITLTEETLTIGNTGKPLDMQPEKLFERFKKDAQNTESIGLGLSIIKQIVDQNGYQISYRYNDGWHNIKVTFS, encoded by the coding sequence ATGAAGCTAACATCAAAATTTGTGCTTATCTACCTTGTCGTAACGCTTATTGTGTTGAGCATTGGCGGATACCTGTCCTATCATATTATTAAAGACGAGGTAGATAGCGAGTTAAAGTGGCGTTTTATGGATCGGGTAGAACGAATTACATACCTGATTGAAGAAGGCCATATTATGGACGATACTACATCAGTCAGTGATGAGGATAGGAACTTGACGATTAGGCAGCTTTCCCGACAAGTAGAGCCTAAAGTTGAAGTCCGTGATACCATGGTATGGCACGAGCGACTGCAGCAGAAAGAGCCGAACTTAAAGCTGATAGCCCATCGCAATGTTAACAACAAGTCATATTATATTGCTACATACGGGGCACTTATTGAGACGGATGATATTACCGAAGCGGTTACCAAGATATTGCTTTGGATTCTGGGTATGCAGGTGATTGGTGCCATAGGAGTGGGGTTTATTGTATCCAATCGCTTATTTAAGCCATTTCGTGAGACGTTGAATCAACTTAAAGCATTTAATTTGCAGAATAAGGAACCCATTGAAGCCGGACAGGCCAATGTAGAAGAATTTGCTGACCTGAATCACTTTGTAGAGCAAATGACCCGTAAGGCCGTAGCTGACTATAAGAATCTCAAAGAGTTTGCTGAAAATGCTTCACATGAGTTACAGACACCGCTCGCTATTATTAAAGGCAAGCTAGAGCTATTGACTGAGACAGATCTTAACCCCGAACAGTATCAGTATGTGGATGACAGCCAGCGTGCCATTAAGAAACTATCGCGGCTCAGTGAGTCCTTATCATTACTTACAAAAATCGAAAACCATGAGTTTGGTGATGCTGATGAAGTAAATATGACAAAGCTCATCAGGGAGAGCACACAGTCTTTTCATGAGTTTATAAAACTCAACGATTTGTCGGTACAGACAGATCTTACCGAAGACGTGATGGTGCACATCCACCCGGCGCTGGCGGATATTTTGTGGACTAATTTATTCCAGAATGCAATTAAGCACAATATTGAAGAGGGCAAAATAAGTATAACGCTAACCGAAGAGACGCTTACTATTGGCAATACCGGCAAACCGCTCGATATGCAACCCGAAAAGCTATTTGAGCGATTTAAAAAAGATGCTCAGAATACTGAATCAATTGGGTTGGGGCTGTCGATCATCAAGCAGATTGTAGATCAAAATGGCTACCAAATTTCATATCGCTATAATGATGGTTGGCATAATATAAAGGTCACATTTAGCTAA
- a CDS encoding S10 family peptidase: MKKLILSFFMVVISTAGLSVINVQAQTDSSAKAIPEAKQSVTQHTVTVDGEEIEYTATAGTMILKNNKGEPVASFGYTAYSKNGVEDKSTRPLTFSYNGGPGSSSLWLHMGVMGPRRVVVDDPNSTPPAPYELTDNQYSMLDATDIVMVDPVGTGVSRAIGKAENKDFWGLSQDVRSVSNFIKTYISENNRWNSPKYLLGESYGTTRSAGIVDHLQEQGIAMNGVVLVSTVLDLRTISFGDADFTPYVVYLPTYAAVAEYHGELSHSPESLEAFIEDARQFASTEYTEALMKGEELSEARRNEIINRLSYFTGLSKDYLDKANMRVTQSEFTKQLLREKGKTVGRLDSRYKGYSLDNLSQNAIYDPQSSAISPAYTTMFLQYYHNELEFGKDMQYNISAYSLPGFEWDWSRPGSYFPTSPTTAPDLADAMVKNPNLEVLVLNGYYDLATPFMGAEYTMDHLEIPSELEENISMEYYKAGHMMYIHKPSLKKMHDDVERFIQQTGQN; the protein is encoded by the coding sequence ATGAAAAAACTAATACTATCTTTTTTTATGGTGGTTATTTCCACCGCAGGATTGAGCGTTATCAATGTACAAGCTCAAACTGACAGTTCGGCAAAAGCGATACCAGAGGCTAAACAGTCGGTGACGCAGCACACTGTTACCGTGGATGGCGAAGAGATTGAATACACGGCCACAGCTGGAACAATGATTCTCAAAAATAATAAAGGGGAACCAGTTGCCTCTTTTGGTTATACAGCCTACAGCAAAAACGGGGTAGAAGACAAATCGACTCGTCCGCTTACCTTTTCGTATAACGGTGGACCCGGCTCTTCATCTCTATGGTTACATATGGGTGTAATGGGGCCACGACGCGTTGTCGTTGACGATCCCAACAGCACACCACCTGCTCCTTATGAGTTGACCGACAATCAGTATTCTATGCTGGATGCTACCGATATTGTAATGGTTGATCCTGTGGGAACCGGAGTAAGCCGAGCTATTGGCAAAGCGGAAAACAAAGATTTCTGGGGATTAAGCCAGGATGTTCGCTCAGTTAGCAATTTCATCAAGACCTATATCAGTGAAAATAACCGATGGAATTCGCCAAAATATTTGTTGGGTGAAAGTTACGGTACTACTCGGTCGGCCGGTATAGTTGATCACCTACAGGAACAGGGGATTGCCATGAACGGAGTGGTCTTGGTTTCTACTGTTCTTGATTTACGTACTATTTCTTTCGGTGATGCTGACTTTACGCCTTACGTGGTGTACTTGCCTACTTACGCAGCGGTGGCTGAGTATCATGGAGAGTTAAGCCATTCTCCTGAAAGTTTAGAGGCATTTATAGAGGATGCCCGTCAGTTTGCCTCAACGGAATATACGGAGGCACTAATGAAAGGAGAAGAACTGTCGGAGGCGCGACGCAACGAAATCATCAATAGGTTATCTTATTTCACGGGACTTAGCAAAGACTACCTGGACAAAGCTAACATGCGTGTAACACAGTCGGAGTTTACTAAGCAGCTGCTCCGTGAAAAAGGCAAAACCGTGGGACGGCTCGACTCTCGGTATAAAGGATATAGTCTGGATAACCTTTCCCAGAATGCAATTTATGATCCACAGAGTTCCGCTATTAGTCCGGCTTATACGACCATGTTTTTGCAATACTATCATAATGAGTTGGAGTTCGGAAAAGATATGCAGTATAACATCTCAGCTTACAGTCTGCCCGGTTTTGAGTGGGACTGGTCTCGGCCCGGAAGTTATTTTCCCACAAGCCCGACTACTGCTCCAGACCTTGCGGACGCGATGGTTAAAAACCCCAATTTAGAAGTGTTGGTACTAAATGGATATTATGATTTAGCTACGCCGTTTATGGGAGCTGAATATACAATGGACCATTTGGAAATACCCTCGGAGCTGGAGGAAAATATTTCAATGGAATATTACAAGGCGGGACATATGATGTATATCCATAAGCCTTCGTTGAAAAAAATGCATGATGATGTAGAGCGTTTCATCCAACAAACAGGTCAAAACTAA
- a CDS encoding outer membrane beta-barrel family protein — translation MKKLALSLFILLTFCSIALSQSNNATLTGTILDEKEQPVPYASVAVYDSSQSQVLTGASSDTTGTFSIDVESGSYVLKITFLSFKPHTESFEVGAGETKDFGDIVLTPTAESMDEVVVRGEQSQMEMSFDRRVFNVGQDITSLGGSAVNVLDNVPSVSTDIDGNISLRGNQSVRVLINGKPSSMVSGDVDALRSLPASMIKKVEIITNPSSKYAAEGSAGIINIILKKEREGGLNGSASVEGGYPEEYGGSVNLNYRKNDINWFIDAGADYRSEPESGSSFQRYAGPNASSPDTTYMYRERTEATESEVDGDLRFGADFYLSENEVLTASSYISMEKETNDEDIRYTDYQYSTGATTGPVIEQVSRDNIEEARERNFDFNLNYENKFNGDEHKLVADASFDISRENAETNIEEVVQQGSAAPLRQRSEDTEEEMDLRINAEYKQPLGEKGKLEAGLRSDTEWMDTGYSAETFKNGNWVTEPTFTQNFLYNENVNAAFVILGGEFGSFSGQIGLRAENTNIRTEIKGTGQVNEQHYLNLFPSASLNYSFNDQQSVQMSYSRRLRRPWSRSLIPFVDFDDPRSQYIGNPNLTPEFSNSYEVGYLHYWETGSLLTSFYYRHRTDVIERITEQRNGDLYRFPINFATEKAWGVEFSADQEIIDGLSVNANANLFKSNMDGTYQSQAFNSESRNVQGRMRLQWEIVEGFNYQASMRYRGPSNTPQGSREGMTMMDVGVAYDMLDGKAKLSLNVRDLLNSQNFNNTVTTNGNEQTDFYSTRQFSWSSRSFSLSFQYFFGDRQNKRRDNDRRGPQEGPEQGGGY, via the coding sequence ATGAAAAAGCTAGCCCTCTCGTTATTTATATTACTTACATTTTGTTCGATTGCACTATCCCAGTCAAATAATGCAACGCTCACCGGAACCATTTTAGATGAAAAAGAACAACCTGTGCCCTATGCTTCAGTTGCGGTTTATGATTCCAGCCAGTCCCAGGTGCTAACAGGTGCATCAAGCGATACAACGGGTACTTTTTCTATCGATGTGGAGAGCGGCAGTTACGTATTAAAGATAACCTTTTTGTCATTTAAGCCTCATACCGAATCATTCGAGGTTGGCGCGGGCGAAACAAAAGATTTTGGTGATATTGTATTAACGCCCACCGCCGAAAGTATGGATGAAGTTGTAGTTCGGGGCGAACAGTCGCAGATGGAAATGAGCTTCGACCGGCGCGTTTTTAATGTGGGGCAGGATATCACTAGCCTGGGCGGCTCTGCCGTAAATGTGTTGGATAATGTCCCCTCTGTTAGTACGGATATTGATGGCAATATTAGCCTGCGCGGTAATCAGTCGGTGCGGGTACTTATTAATGGTAAACCATCAAGTATGGTCAGCGGTGATGTAGATGCCCTGCGCAGTCTGCCGGCCAGCATGATTAAAAAAGTGGAAATTATTACCAATCCTTCTTCGAAATATGCGGCCGAAGGTTCGGCAGGAATTATAAATATTATCCTCAAAAAAGAACGTGAGGGAGGCCTTAATGGTAGCGCCAGCGTGGAGGGCGGATATCCCGAAGAATACGGAGGGTCTGTGAACCTTAATTATCGTAAGAATGATATTAACTGGTTTATTGATGCCGGTGCTGATTACCGTTCGGAGCCGGAATCCGGCAGTTCATTTCAGCGCTATGCAGGTCCCAATGCTTCTAGTCCTGACACAACTTATATGTATCGAGAACGTACGGAGGCAACAGAATCTGAAGTAGACGGAGATCTACGGTTCGGTGCTGATTTTTATCTGTCAGAGAATGAAGTACTTACTGCCAGTAGCTATATCAGTATGGAGAAAGAGACCAATGACGAAGATATCCGCTACACTGATTATCAGTATTCAACCGGTGCAACAACAGGTCCTGTCATTGAACAAGTAAGCCGTGATAATATTGAAGAAGCCCGAGAACGAAACTTCGACTTTAATCTCAATTATGAAAATAAGTTTAACGGTGATGAGCACAAGTTGGTGGCAGATGCCAGTTTTGATATCAGCCGAGAAAATGCAGAGACAAATATAGAAGAGGTGGTCCAGCAGGGATCGGCCGCTCCGCTTCGTCAACGCAGCGAAGATACGGAGGAAGAAATGGATCTGCGGATTAATGCTGAATACAAACAGCCGCTCGGCGAAAAGGGTAAGCTGGAAGCCGGACTCCGTAGTGACACTGAGTGGATGGATACCGGCTATAGCGCCGAAACATTTAAGAATGGCAACTGGGTAACCGAGCCGACTTTTACACAAAACTTTTTATATAACGAAAACGTCAATGCTGCTTTTGTCATCTTGGGTGGTGAATTCGGATCCTTTTCCGGCCAAATTGGCCTACGCGCTGAAAACACAAATATCCGTACCGAGATAAAGGGTACCGGTCAGGTTAATGAGCAGCACTATCTTAATCTATTTCCCAGTGCCTCTTTAAATTATTCATTTAACGATCAGCAGTCGGTGCAAATGAGCTACAGTCGCCGTCTGCGTCGCCCATGGTCACGCTCGCTTATCCCTTTTGTGGATTTTGATGATCCGCGAAGCCAGTATATTGGCAATCCAAATCTAACGCCAGAGTTTAGCAATTCTTATGAGGTAGGCTATCTCCATTATTGGGAGACCGGCTCGCTGTTGACCAGCTTTTATTATCGGCACCGCACGGATGTTATAGAACGTATAACTGAACAGCGGAATGGAGACCTATATCGCTTTCCTATCAACTTTGCGACAGAAAAAGCGTGGGGGGTTGAGTTTTCGGCTGACCAAGAAATTATTGATGGGCTTTCGGTAAATGCCAATGCTAATCTTTTTAAATCTAATATGGATGGTACATATCAAAGCCAAGCATTTAACAGCGAGTCGCGCAATGTACAGGGACGTATGCGCCTGCAGTGGGAAATAGTCGAAGGGTTTAATTACCAAGCGTCAATGCGGTATCGTGGACCCAGTAATACCCCGCAAGGTAGCCGCGAAGGTATGACGATGATGGATGTTGGCGTTGCCTATGATATGCTTGACGGAAAAGCGAAGCTTTCGCTAAATGTTCGGGATCTGCTAAATTCACAAAACTTCAATAATACTGTTACAACAAACGGAAATGAACAGACAGACTTTTATTCCACTCGGCAATTTAGTTGGTCGTCGCGTTCATTTTCGTTGAGCTTCCAATACTTTTTCGGTGATCGCCAAAATAAGCGTCGCGATAACGACCGGCGCGGCCCCCAGGAAGGTCCGGAGCAAGGGGGAGGTTATTAA
- a CDS encoding DUF3095 domain-containing protein, whose protein sequence is MPSNFYTQLPVIKNFFDASNENNYHSLPSDWYVAVSDIVDSTTAVENNLYKKVNMLGASPIVGILNIADRNEIPYIFGGDGCSFCTPPTLYDSAKNVLAQSRKIGKKEYNLDLRTALIPISHIEDQGYTIKVARYRASEYYIQGVFSGGGISYAEEILKGPNIQQYAIYPSDSTGDVDFSGLECRWKEVKQPNKEVLTLLVKHNPATDFTEEAYQPVLQKMRDIFGFDDITNPIDPSQLKMTTSFNKLMNEVKFRTFEEGWLSRIIYLVKTELQILIGKLLMALNYETSATDWSLYKRDMSLNSDHRKFDDMLRVVISGTPKQRQQLEAFLQQQHKENKLAYGIHIADAAMITCMVFQYHREHIHFVDGSGGGYVSASKQLKEQLNSLSKG, encoded by the coding sequence ATGCCCTCTAACTTCTACACACAATTGCCTGTCATCAAAAATTTCTTTGATGCATCAAATGAAAACAACTACCACTCATTACCCTCTGACTGGTATGTAGCCGTTTCTGATATTGTGGACTCAACCACTGCAGTTGAAAATAATCTATATAAAAAAGTAAATATGCTTGGAGCCTCTCCTATTGTTGGTATCCTTAATATTGCAGACCGTAACGAAATTCCCTATATCTTTGGGGGGGACGGCTGTTCATTTTGTACCCCCCCAACGCTGTACGATAGTGCAAAGAATGTACTAGCCCAAAGTCGTAAAATTGGGAAAAAAGAATACAACTTAGACTTACGAACAGCCCTCATTCCAATATCTCATATCGAAGACCAAGGATATACAATAAAAGTAGCTCGCTACCGTGCCTCGGAATATTATATTCAAGGAGTTTTTTCAGGGGGCGGTATCAGCTATGCAGAGGAAATTCTTAAGGGTCCTAACATTCAACAATACGCCATCTATCCCTCTGATAGTACCGGCGACGTTGATTTTTCCGGGCTTGAATGCCGCTGGAAGGAGGTAAAACAACCCAACAAAGAAGTGCTTACCCTGCTGGTTAAACATAACCCAGCCACCGATTTTACAGAAGAAGCTTATCAACCTGTCTTGCAGAAAATGCGCGACATTTTCGGTTTTGATGACATAACAAATCCCATTGATCCCTCACAACTCAAAATGACCACCTCGTTCAATAAACTTATGAACGAGGTGAAATTTCGAACTTTCGAAGAGGGATGGCTGAGCCGTATTATCTATCTCGTAAAAACAGAACTTCAAATTCTTATCGGAAAACTACTGATGGCCCTCAATTATGAAACTTCGGCGACCGATTGGTCGCTATACAAAAGGGATATGTCTCTGAATTCCGACCACCGTAAGTTTGACGATATGCTGCGCGTAGTTATAAGCGGTACCCCCAAACAGCGCCAACAGTTAGAAGCTTTTCTACAGCAACAACACAAAGAAAATAAGCTTGCCTACGGTATCCATATTGCTGATGCAGCGATGATTACTTGTATGGTTTTTCAATACCATCGTGAACACATCCATTTCGTTGACGGTAGCGGCGGGGGGTATGTATCAGCCTCAAAACAGCTCAAGGAACAGCTTAACTCACTTTCGAAAGGTTAA
- a CDS encoding histidine kinase dimerization/phosphoacceptor domain -containing protein: protein MKDMNFSEFQELLNDSSRLLVYRGTIKDELTFNYFSENTANVLGFSESVFIKDAKAWFDCIHVDDTSRVKDHYHNLAPGESAELIFRFQHQRGHFVWLRSHIKHIGENTIIGTATEITEEKEAEEKETLLSEIHHRVKNNLAIMSGLLEMQALNTKEEKLLQRLNENQSRIQAMGRVHEKMYESNLFSEVPISEYIDDLLEKIDEGKYADGSKVTVTTDMEQLSLNISQAVPFGIIVNELVENCYRYAFEGQKSGKINLSLSRDEDTVTLVIKDNGIGLPDEFESKSKSSTGMTLIDALVGQLSGTFEPSSSSEGTTFVVTFDVDEKESLG, encoded by the coding sequence ATGAAGGACATGAATTTTTCAGAATTCCAGGAATTGCTTAATGACAGCTCACGATTGCTCGTATATCGGGGTACAATTAAAGATGAACTAACCTTTAATTACTTTAGTGAAAATACGGCTAATGTTCTGGGTTTTTCAGAAAGCGTTTTTATCAAGGATGCTAAAGCTTGGTTTGATTGCATCCATGTGGATGATACATCCAGAGTGAAAGATCATTACCACAACTTGGCTCCTGGGGAAAGTGCGGAATTGATCTTTCGGTTTCAACACCAGCGCGGGCATTTTGTTTGGCTTCGCAGTCATATTAAACATATCGGGGAGAATACCATAATCGGTACGGCTACAGAAATTACGGAAGAAAAAGAAGCCGAAGAGAAAGAAACACTTCTTTCTGAAATTCATCACCGTGTGAAGAATAATTTGGCCATTATGTCGGGATTGCTGGAAATGCAGGCTCTCAATACTAAAGAAGAAAAGCTGTTACAACGGCTCAATGAAAATCAATCGCGCATCCAGGCAATGGGCCGAGTACATGAAAAGATGTATGAGTCAAACTTATTTTCTGAGGTGCCCATCAGTGAATATATAGATGACCTGCTTGAAAAGATTGATGAGGGCAAATATGCCGATGGCTCTAAGGTAACGGTAACAACTGATATGGAGCAGTTATCTTTAAATATAAGTCAGGCCGTTCCCTTTGGAATCATTGTAAATGAGCTGGTTGAAAACTGCTACCGATATGCTTTTGAGGGTCAAAAAAGTGGTAAAATAAATCTTAGCTTATCCAGAGACGAAGATACTGTAACATTGGTAATAAAAGATAACGGTATAGGACTGCCGGATGAATTTGAGTCGAAATCGAAATCCTCTACAGGAATGACCTTGATTGATGCCTTGGTGGGTCAGCTATCGGGAACCTTTGAGCCGTCATCATCATCTGAAGGCACAACTTTTGTGGTAACATTTGATGTCGATGAAAAAGAATCTTTGGGTTAG
- a CDS encoding RNA 2'-phosphotransferase codes for MDKSLRSLSKFLSYVLRDHPESIGLSVDENGWASVDKLIHKAKEEGKKLNYNRLHDIISHGSKQRFILSEDGNYIRAGYGHSIDVDLQLRAQQPPEILYHGTAQRNADNILAEGLHSANRNLVHLSVHKADAHQVGARHGESVILRVNSIKMARKNYDFYQSESEPSIWLTKYVPAKFIDGFQ; via the coding sequence TTGGATAAAAGCCTAAGATCACTGAGTAAATTTTTGAGTTATGTACTACGGGACCACCCCGAGTCGATCGGGCTTTCTGTTGACGAAAATGGTTGGGCTTCGGTGGATAAGTTGATCCATAAAGCTAAAGAGGAGGGCAAGAAACTAAATTACAACCGGTTGCATGATATTATCAGTCATGGATCAAAGCAGCGTTTTATCCTCTCAGAAGATGGAAATTATATTCGAGCGGGCTATGGGCATTCTATTGATGTAGATCTGCAGCTGCGTGCCCAGCAACCGCCCGAAATTCTTTATCATGGTACAGCGCAGAGAAATGCAGATAATATTCTTGCTGAAGGACTCCATTCCGCCAACCGTAATTTGGTGCACCTGTCGGTTCACAAGGCTGATGCTCATCAGGTGGGAGCACGCCACGGGGAATCGGTAATTTTACGAGTAAACTCAATAAAAATGGCACGAAAGAACTATGATTTTTATCAATCCGAAAGTGAGCCCAGTATTTGGTTGACGAAGTATGTACCAGCAAAATTTATTGATGGTTTCCAATAA
- a CDS encoding S9 family peptidase, translating to MNGQSSSRGMTPLDVAKTEQVDEIAVSPSGEKAIYTLRVPANPLKENKPASHHLYLADLASGNSLPYVTTMSVSDIAFRPNHNTITFLGHRSADKPTALFEISLNGGEAQKIFSFPTPIAGYSWASDGNHLAYMAADTTRQEDSVLPYEPEIYEENLTQRRGYVTNLSKEGHQPHQLQVEGSIYQMHWSPEGKRLAIAVAPTPHVDDYYMHQQVLITDHHGEKVHTQVDHKGKLGHIGWSPDGSKLAMLAGADIHDPIAGRLFVISADDGSTTQLQPQLKQKFEQFQWADNNTLYYLTSKGVWSTYGRINTDGMGMKTVVDTSGPSINSFDRLSAGTTIFTASTPSHPQELFKLDGNEAKRVTNSNPWLDQKKLGKQKVVKWNGNDGTELQGILVYPINYQKDKKYPMITSVHGGPESHYNNGWVTGYSDAGQVGAAQGYFVFYPNYRGSTGRGETFAKSSQADMAGAEFDDIVAGVDELVEVGLVDSAKIGVTGGSYGGYATGWMSTRYTDRFAAGVMFVGISNNISKWGTSDIPEELYLVHARERIWEDYQSFLKRSPIYYAGQADTPLLIMAGKQDTRVDPGQSYELYRHIKTRTDTPVRLVLYPGEGHGNANATAQYDYNLRSMRWFNEYLKGQPKERPDDELKLEGTTVE from the coding sequence GTGAATGGTCAATCCTCATCACGTGGGATGACGCCCCTGGATGTTGCCAAGACTGAACAGGTTGATGAAATAGCGGTTAGTCCTTCTGGGGAAAAAGCCATTTATACGTTGCGGGTTCCGGCGAATCCACTCAAAGAAAATAAGCCTGCCAGCCACCATTTGTACCTGGCAGATCTAGCCAGCGGAAATTCTCTGCCGTATGTAACGACTATGAGCGTCAGCGATATAGCTTTTCGACCAAACCATAATACCATTACTTTTTTGGGCCATCGTTCTGCCGATAAGCCGACAGCTCTTTTCGAGATATCGCTAAATGGTGGAGAAGCACAAAAGATTTTTTCTTTTCCCACACCCATTGCAGGATACTCATGGGCTTCTGATGGCAATCATCTTGCATATATGGCGGCCGATACTACCAGACAAGAAGATTCTGTATTACCTTATGAGCCGGAAATTTATGAAGAAAACCTAACACAGCGGCGCGGCTATGTAACCAACCTTTCAAAAGAAGGACACCAACCCCATCAGTTACAGGTAGAAGGATCGATTTATCAAATGCACTGGAGCCCTGAGGGTAAGCGGCTGGCTATTGCTGTAGCACCAACACCTCATGTGGATGACTATTACATGCACCAGCAGGTGTTAATTACTGATCATCACGGCGAAAAAGTACATACTCAAGTAGATCACAAAGGTAAGTTGGGGCATATAGGCTGGAGTCCCGACGGTTCCAAGCTGGCTATGTTGGCCGGTGCCGATATCCATGATCCTATTGCGGGACGTTTATTTGTAATTTCTGCTGATGATGGAAGTACAACTCAGTTGCAGCCGCAGTTAAAACAGAAGTTTGAACAGTTCCAATGGGCCGACAATAATACTCTATACTATTTAACCAGCAAGGGCGTATGGTCAACCTATGGAAGGATAAATACCGACGGTATGGGAATGAAGACTGTTGTGGATACCAGCGGCCCCAGTATTAATTCTTTTGACCGTTTATCAGCAGGTACTACTATTTTTACAGCCAGCACTCCCTCCCATCCCCAGGAATTATTTAAGCTAGATGGCAATGAGGCTAAAAGAGTGACTAACAGCAATCCTTGGCTTGATCAGAAAAAACTTGGTAAACAGAAAGTTGTAAAGTGGAATGGCAATGACGGTACTGAGCTACAGGGCATTCTGGTATATCCGATTAATTATCAAAAAGATAAGAAGTATCCGATGATAACCAGTGTGCACGGTGGACCCGAAAGTCATTATAATAATGGTTGGGTAACGGGTTATTCCGATGCCGGACAGGTAGGAGCGGCACAGGGTTATTTCGTTTTTTACCCTAACTACCGAGGCAGTACCGGTCGGGGCGAAACTTTTGCCAAGAGTAGTCAGGCAGATATGGCCGGTGCCGAATTTGATGATATTGTAGCTGGGGTTGACGAATTGGTTGAGGTTGGGCTGGTCGACTCCGCCAAAATAGGTGTAACCGGTGGATCGTATGGCGGCTATGCTACGGGCTGGATGTCCACTCGCTATACTGATCGTTTCGCGGCAGGTGTAATGTTTGTAGGAATCAGCAACAATATTTCGAAATGGGGTACCAGCGACATCCCCGAAGAGCTGTACTTGGTGCATGCCCGGGAGCGTATTTGGGAAGATTATCAGTCGTTTTTAAAGCGCAGTCCCATTTACTACGCAGGACAGGCTGACACTCCCCTACTGATTATGGCTGGCAAGCAGGATACCCGCGTTGATCCCGGCCAATCGTATGAGCTTTATCGCCACATTAAAACGCGTACTGATACCCCCGTTCGATTGGTGCTTTATCCCGGAGAGGGACATGGTAACGCTAACGCTACAGCGCAATACGATTACAATCTGCGCAGCATGCGTTGGTTTAATGAGTATCTGAAGGGACAACCCAAAGAGCGTCCCGATGATGAATTGAAGCTTGAAGGTACTACAGTTGAATAA